The Prionailurus bengalensis isolate Pbe53 chromosome A3, Fcat_Pben_1.1_paternal_pri, whole genome shotgun sequence genome includes a window with the following:
- the DSTN gene encoding destrin, which produces MASGVQVADEVCRIFYDMKVRKCSTPEEIKKRKKAVIFCLSADKKCIIVEEGKEILVGDVGVTITDPFKHFVGMLPEKDCRYALYDASFETKESRKEELMFFLWAPELAPLKSKMIYASSKDAIKKKFQGIKHECQANGPEDLNRACIAEKLGGSLIVAFEGCPV; this is translated from the exons GCCTCAGGAGTGCAAGTTGCAGATGAAGTATGTCGCATTTTTTATGACATGAAAGTTCGGAAGTGCTCCACAccagaagaaatcaagaaaagaaagaaggctgTCATTTTTTGTCTCAGTGCAGACAAAAAGTGCATCATtgtagaagaagggaaagagatcTTGGTTGGAGATGTTGGTGTAACCATAACCGATCCTTTCAAGCATTTTGTGGGAATGCTTCCTGAAAAAGATTGTCGCTATGCTTTGTATGATGCAAGCTTTGAAACCAAGGAATCCAGAAAAGAGGAGTTGATGTTTTTTTTGTG GGCACCAGAACTAGCTCCTCTGAAAAGTAAAATGATCTATGCAAGCTCCAAGGATGCAATCAAAAAGAAGTTTCAAG GCATAAAACACGAATGTCAAGCAAATGGGCCAGAAGACCTCAATCGGGCTTGTATTGCTGAAAAGCTAGGTGGATCCTTAATTGTAGCTTTTGAAGGATGCCCTGTGTAG